From Sebaldella sp. S0638, the proteins below share one genomic window:
- the murQ gene encoding N-acetylmuramic acid 6-phosphate etherase: MLENLMTEKRNPKTQNLDQMTPGEFLRIMNEEDGKVAEAVKETLPDVEEAVKTIIKNLKKGGRLIYMGAGTSGRLGVLDAVECSPTFGTTDEVQGIIAGGESAFIKAIEGAEDSKELAEKELKELNIRNNDIIVGIAASGRTPYVIGGLEYAHGIGAATVAVSCNKNAEISKYADVAIEVDCGPEVLTGSTRLKAGSAQKMILNMISTASMVGVGKVYGNLMVDVRATNEKLVERAKRIVMEATGASYEEAEKTLVAAKWHVKTAIVMILAGCGYEEAVQRLEKAEGFVREAIK, encoded by the coding sequence ATGCTTGAAAATCTAATGACTGAAAAAAGAAACCCGAAAACACAGAATCTGGATCAGATGACTCCGGGGGAATTTCTGCGGATAATGAACGAAGAGGACGGAAAAGTAGCGGAAGCTGTGAAGGAAACACTTCCTGATGTGGAAGAAGCTGTAAAGACAATAATAAAAAATCTGAAAAAAGGAGGACGCCTTATTTATATGGGAGCCGGTACAAGCGGAAGACTGGGTGTCCTAGATGCTGTGGAATGTTCACCTACTTTCGGGACTACTGATGAAGTTCAGGGAATAATAGCCGGGGGAGAAAGTGCCTTCATAAAAGCAATAGAAGGTGCCGAGGATTCAAAAGAACTCGCAGAAAAGGAACTGAAAGAGCTGAATATCAGAAATAATGATATTATAGTAGGAATAGCAGCAAGTGGGAGAACACCGTATGTTATAGGCGGGCTGGAGTATGCACATGGAATCGGTGCAGCTACTGTAGCAGTCAGCTGTAATAAAAATGCCGAGATTTCAAAATATGCTGATGTGGCAATTGAGGTAGACTGCGGCCCTGAGGTGCTTACGGGGTCTACAAGACTAAAGGCAGGAAGCGCGCAAAAAATGATACTGAATATGATTTCGACAGCTTCTATGGTTGGTGTAGGTAAAGTATACGGGAATTTAATGGTAGATGTAAGAGCGACAAATGAAAAACTTGTGGAAAGAGCAAAAAGAATTGTAATGGAAGCCACGGGAGCATCATATGAAGAAGCTGAAAAAACACTTGTTGCCGCAAAATGGCATGTGAAAACTGCTATAGTAATGATACTTGCAGGATGCGGTTATGAAGAAGCTGTACAGAGACTGGAAAAAGCTGAAGGCTTTGTAAGAGAAGCCATAAAATAA
- a CDS encoding PTS transporter subunit EIIC, translating into MDYKNLSKEILGDLGGTGNINSFTNCMTRLRINVKNPDMVNAGKIKELKGVLGVVPGEQTQIIVGVGHAQRLREAFSEVTGMSGSSEINENLDNLEAKTKEKVKSKQKTSFQKGLKHIGNIFIPLIPGFVGTGLVLAITRVWGFLDKGIVTNPWFMLLVAMGGLLLGSLNVLVGYNAGKEFGGTPVLGAIAGAMIVMPALAGQPDNPLTLFNGFIKLSPNLGGVLGVIFAAFVFAFIEKNLRKIVPASLDLFIIPVLTILIGGAVTIAIVMPVAAVIMKGITFILLDVMLNKGGIIGGYVMAASFLPLVMLGLHQGLTPVHVQLIQDYGYTVLFPILGMAGAGQVGSAIAVLMKTKDKRLKELISSALPAGFLGIGEPLIYGVSLPLFYPFITACLGAGFGGAVLAAGKNIGSTVIGPSGLMLLTVANDKRAIVWILAALIASYLGGFILTYLFGYNEKMLERLED; encoded by the coding sequence ATGGATTACAAAAATCTTTCAAAAGAGATTCTTGGAGACTTAGGAGGAACAGGAAATATAAATAGCTTCACAAACTGTATGACAAGACTGCGTATAAATGTGAAAAATCCGGATATGGTAAATGCCGGAAAGATAAAGGAATTAAAAGGCGTGCTTGGTGTGGTGCCGGGGGAACAAACACAGATAATAGTGGGTGTAGGTCATGCGCAGAGGCTGAGAGAGGCATTCAGCGAAGTGACAGGGATGTCAGGAAGTTCTGAAATAAATGAAAATCTTGATAATCTTGAGGCAAAAACAAAAGAAAAAGTGAAATCAAAACAAAAAACTTCATTTCAAAAAGGATTGAAGCATATAGGTAATATCTTTATACCTTTGATTCCCGGATTCGTGGGGACAGGTCTTGTGCTTGCCATTACAAGAGTCTGGGGCTTTCTTGACAAAGGAATAGTTACTAATCCGTGGTTTATGCTTTTGGTAGCAATGGGCGGGCTTTTGTTAGGGTCTCTGAATGTACTGGTAGGGTATAATGCAGGTAAAGAATTCGGAGGAACACCTGTTTTAGGAGCAATAGCCGGGGCAATGATAGTTATGCCTGCTTTGGCGGGTCAGCCTGATAATCCGCTTACTTTATTTAACGGATTTATTAAGCTTTCACCTAATCTCGGCGGAGTTTTGGGTGTTATCTTCGCGGCGTTCGTTTTTGCATTTATTGAAAAGAACCTTAGAAAAATAGTTCCGGCCTCGCTGGATCTGTTTATAATTCCTGTATTGACTATACTTATCGGCGGAGCAGTAACAATAGCAATAGTAATGCCTGTAGCTGCAGTAATCATGAAAGGGATAACTTTTATACTTCTGGATGTAATGCTGAATAAGGGTGGAATAATAGGCGGATATGTGATGGCAGCATCTTTCCTTCCTCTGGTTATGTTAGGGCTTCATCAGGGACTTACACCTGTACATGTACAGCTGATTCAGGATTATGGATACACGGTTTTATTTCCAATACTGGGAATGGCGGGAGCAGGGCAGGTAGGTTCAGCAATAGCGGTACTTATGAAAACTAAAGATAAAAGACTGAAAGAATTAATAAGTTCAGCGCTTCCCGCAGGCTTTCTGGGAATAGGGGAACCATTGATATACGGTGTTTCTCTGCCGTTGTTTTATCCTTTTATCACAGCATGTCTGGGTGCAGGTTTCGGCGGTGCGGTACTGGCAGCAGGGAAAAATATAGGAAGTACGGTAATAGGGCCTTCGGGATTAATGCTTCTTACTGTTGCGAATGATAAAAGAGCTATAGTATGGATTTTGGCAGCCTTGATTGCTTCATATCTGGGAGGATTTATCCTGACTTATCTTTTTGGTTATAATGAAAAGATGCTGGAAAGACTGGAAGATTAA